In Paralichthys olivaceus isolate ysfri-2021 chromosome 13, ASM2471397v2, whole genome shotgun sequence, the following are encoded in one genomic region:
- the aicda gene encoding single-stranded DNA cytosine deaminase, producing MFMFRGICSQFPPFNPSSHTHTHTHTRTHTHTHTHTHTHTHTHTHTHTHNYTQIHTHFHSFSFTSIHYQRLAVGSASFKMITKLDSVLLPPKKFIFHYKNVRWARGRNETYLCFVVKRRVGPNSLTFDFGHLRNRSGCHVEMLFLRFLGALCPGLWGYGPAGEKRLSYSITWFCSWSPCAKCSAKLAQFLSQTPNLRLRIFVSRLYFCDMEDSEEREGLRMLKKAGVHITVMSYKDFFYCWHTFVARKRSSFKAWNELHQNSVRLTRQLERVLQPRETEDFRDAFKLLGL from the exons ATGTTTATGTTTAGGGGTATATGTTCTCAGTTCCCTCCCTTTAAcccttcatcacacacacacacacacacacacacacgcacgcacacacacacacacacacacacacacacacacacacacacacacacacacacacacacacacaattacacacaaatacatacacactttcattctttttcatttacctCCATTCATTACCAGCGACTGGCAGTGGGAAGCGCGTCTTTCAAAATGATCACAAAGTTAGACAG tGTGCTTTTGCCCCCCAAAAAGTTCATCTTCCATTACAAGAATGTGCGCTGGGCGAGGGGCCGGAATGAGACCTACCTCTGCTTTGTAGTGAAGAGGCGAGTGGGCCCAAACTCCTTGACCTTTGATTTTGGACACCTCCGCAATCGCAGTGGCTGCCATGTAGAG ATGCTGTTTCTGCGGTTTCTGGGAGCCCTGTGCCCTGGTTTGTGGGGGTATGGACCTGCTGGAGAGAAGAGGCTCAGTTACTCCATCACCTGGTTCTGCTCCTGGTCTCCCTGTGCCAAATGCTCCGCCAAACTGGCCCAGTTCCTCAGTCAGACGCCCAACCTCCGCCTCAGGATCTTCGTCTCTCGCCTTTATTTCTGTGACATGGAAGACAGTGAAGAAAGAGAGGGCCTGAGAATGCTGAAAAAAGCTGGAGTGCACATCACAGTCATGAGTTACAAAG aCTTCTTCTATTGCTGGCACACCTTTGTGGCTCGTAAGCGCAGCAGCTTCAAGGCCTGGAATGAGCTGCACCAAAACTCTGTTCGTCTGACCAGACAACTTGAGCGCGTCCTCCAG ccACGTGAAACAGAAGATTTTAGAGATGCCTTCAAACTCCTCGGATTGTGA
- the LOC109633320 gene encoding adaptin ear-binding coat-associated protein 1-like isoform X2 has protein sequence MATEGQSEYESVLCVKPEVNVYRIPPRASNRAIRAADWKLDAPDWTGRMRVTARGKVAYVKLEDKISGELFAQAPVEEYPGITVETVSDSSRYFVLRIQDDNGRSAFIGIGFGDRGDAFDFNVALQDHFKWVKQEDEFTKQAQAPDTTPKLDLGFKEGQTITLNIGQSKKKDRSRPQSSGGIGLLPPPPGGKLAPPPSSRSTNHNTQQSAGVSC, from the exons ATGGCGACCGAGGGTCAGAGCGAGTACGAGTCCGTCCTCTGTGTCAAACCCGAAGTCAACGTGTACCGAATCCCACCGAGGGCATCGAACCGGGCCATCAG GGCTGCCGATTGGAAGCTGGATGCTCCTGACTGGACGGGACGCATGCGTGTGACGGCCCGGGGCAAAGTGGCCTATGTGAAACTGGAAGACAAAATCTCTG GGGAATTGTTTGCCCAGGCGCCGGTGGAGGAGTACCCTGGGATCACAGTGGAAACAGTTAGTGACTCAAGTCGTTATTTCGTGCTCCGCATCCAAGATGACAatg GCCGCAGTGCATTCATAGGCATTGGATTTGGAGACCGAGGCGACGCCTTTGACTTTAACGTTGCACTTCAGGACCACTTTAA GTGGGTGAAACAGGAAGATGAATTCACCAAGCAGGCGCAGGCTCCAGACACCACTCCCAAACTGGACCTGGGCTTTAAAGAGGGACAGACCATCACTCTCAATATCGGG CAATCCAAAAAGAAGGACAGGTCTCGTCCGCAGAGTTCCGGTGGCATCGGGCTCCTTCCACCTCCACCCGGGGGAAAGCTAGCACCACCGCCGTCATCGAGATCCACCAATCACAATACACAACAGTCTGCTGGA GTTTCTTGCTAG
- the nat14 gene encoding probable N-acetyltransferase 14: MVRLELDKVAMRRMKEDDIEMIKALIKEGCEGTENRLILHILTRPLCLFVLAIISSMLRCIVHSFILALAIPVFLLIIFLKITMPRSTGVLGSSRPYWDYVGSSYRGPQEETLQNPYCRISGKTPLTKKPRSRIGSKDKDKDKEVSTEKVTPEREQAAGHVWVADCDGEILGCIFRENETRAGIRRICRVVTGCWYRREGLGRLLVQSLEQRERATGAHRVYAHIPYPSKLGEAFFKKLGYHQLGEGADEEDEEEVKLEKPERGFMGYPLTKVFYKDL; this comes from the exons ATGGTGAGGCTGGAGCTGGATAAGGTGgcgatgaggaggatgaaggaggatGATATTGAGATGATCAAGGCCCTCATCAAG GAGGGCTGCGAGGGCACAGAAAACCGTCTCATCCTCCACATCCTCACTCGTCCGCTGTGCCTCTTCGTCTTGGCCATTATCTCCTCAATGCTGCGCTGCATCGTTCACTCCTTTATCCTGGCCCTCGCTATTCCTGTCTTCCTACTTATTATCTTTCTCAAAATCACCATGCCACGGTCCACAGGGGTTCTGGGCAGCAGCCGCCCCTACTGGGACTATGTGGGCAGCAGCTACCGGGGGCCGCAGGAAGAGACACTGCAGAATCCCTATTGTAGGATCAGCGGCAAAACACCACTGACAAAAAAG CCAAGATCCAGAATCGGATCCAAAGACAAGGACAAGGACAAGGAGGTGTCAACAGAGAAGGTCACCCCAGAGCGGGAGCAGGCGGCAGGACACGTCTGGGTGGCGGACTGCGATGGGGAGATCCTGGGCTGCATCTTCCGGGAGAATGAGACGAGAGCAGGCATCAGGAGAATCTGCAGGGTGGTGACAGGCTGCTGGTACCGCAGGGAGGGCCTGGGTCGGCTGCTTGTCCAGAgtctggagcagagagagagggcaacTGGAGCACACAGAGTCTATGCACACATCCCCTACCCTTCTAAGCTGGGGGAGGCTTTCTTCAAGAAACTGGGTTATCACCAGCTCGGGGAGGGGGCTGAtgaagaagacgaggaggaggtgaagctggAGAAACCAGAGAGAGGCTTTATGGGATATCCCCTCACTAAGGTGTTTTACAAAGACCTGTGA
- the LOC109633320 gene encoding adaptin ear-binding coat-associated protein 1-like isoform X1 has translation MATEGQSEYESVLCVKPEVNVYRIPPRASNRAIRAADWKLDAPDWTGRMRVTARGKVAYVKLEDKISGELFAQAPVEEYPGITVETVSDSSRYFVLRIQDDNGRSAFIGIGFGDRGDAFDFNVALQDHFKWVKQEDEFTKQAQAPDTTPKLDLGFKEGQTITLNIGQSKKKDRSRPQSSGGIGLLPPPPGGKLAPPPSSRSTNHNTQQSAGVSDTGFLLDLDSSNSNSVAPPNPTSTSSSDLWGDFDSVSPK, from the exons ATGGCGACCGAGGGTCAGAGCGAGTACGAGTCCGTCCTCTGTGTCAAACCCGAAGTCAACGTGTACCGAATCCCACCGAGGGCATCGAACCGGGCCATCAG GGCTGCCGATTGGAAGCTGGATGCTCCTGACTGGACGGGACGCATGCGTGTGACGGCCCGGGGCAAAGTGGCCTATGTGAAACTGGAAGACAAAATCTCTG GGGAATTGTTTGCCCAGGCGCCGGTGGAGGAGTACCCTGGGATCACAGTGGAAACAGTTAGTGACTCAAGTCGTTATTTCGTGCTCCGCATCCAAGATGACAatg GCCGCAGTGCATTCATAGGCATTGGATTTGGAGACCGAGGCGACGCCTTTGACTTTAACGTTGCACTTCAGGACCACTTTAA GTGGGTGAAACAGGAAGATGAATTCACCAAGCAGGCGCAGGCTCCAGACACCACTCCCAAACTGGACCTGGGCTTTAAAGAGGGACAGACCATCACTCTCAATATCGGG CAATCCAAAAAGAAGGACAGGTCTCGTCCGCAGAGTTCCGGTGGCATCGGGCTCCTTCCACCTCCACCCGGGGGAAAGCTAGCACCACCGCCGTCATCGAGATCCACCAATCACAATACACAACAGTCTGCTGGAGTAAGTGACACGG GTTTCTTGCTAGACCTGGACTCCAGTAACTCCAACTCAGTGGCTCCACCCAACCCGACCTCCACATCCAGCTCTGACCTGTGGGGAGACTTTGACTCCGTATCCCCAAAGTGA
- the znf628 gene encoding zinc finger protein 628, with protein sequence MANSVALVVQAELLPTQSATLLSPFPSLLGSGEDGEDERERGELVEEDKGVMEGGEEVVLDMVTSSVSGQAQQPKQSEHPFQCLDCGKSFRWSSRLTHHQRSHNNERPYRCNVCPKAFKGSSALLYHQRSHSGEKPYKCQDCGRAFKRSSLLQVHQSVHTGVRTFLCPYCPLTFKWSSHYQYHLRQHTGECPYPCDTCPKAFKNSSSLRRHKNVHLGLKPYTCSVCNKSFTQSTNLRQHMRIHTGERPYICGDCGRSFTHSSNLALHKNSHAHLNTGGKEGKRAEDARKANVEVVVGAEEMASSMLTDMVGFVSQEGTDGVGVGMEEVFLSTTSSGQNPTLLRQLTLTSSGEDICASRAIGTEVHLSTDTGASVLIYSCGSCHHTFGTQRDLEEHQAIHMVSEEHGADGETGPGAGMEVGDGLVGAGHLLADFEEVVETTTVVENGHATEVLLGLTEVTDNSNTNVGTTQAQFDLLQSFTEVTQSSETVQPEDRTTWAGLSCGYCSKTFKTSGGLNRHVSLMHALSSQSRSQFSCSACDRSFPLLSSLLTHQHSHTPEQRLLAEAEAEIVCPPSLSLSIPLPSSPSQADKQQGDQREIHVDIITVGEEHEEQPAKPAKAPKKTGVSKSTPAGERPYRCSECGKAFKGSSGLKYHMRDHTGERPYRCTECGKSFKRSSLLSIHQRVHTGVRAFQCPHCPLTFKWSSHYQYHLRQHTGERPYVCKECGKSFKNTSCLRRHSQMHTGLRPHICSICSKSFSQTSNLKQHERTHSGERPFQCTHCNKSFTHSSNLQLHLRTHSSRKDFKCQYCSKEFVMHSYLQRHIRTHGSSVPLPCPGGGGQDGVAVKASVGGVTTTTTLLNPITLEASGNNSSLIVSQPALNIPLNTSQNYFMIQTVSGLQLIPLSSPTPAPPPPPPPPPPPSQPQNFLLLQCPSNNGSQSSLILVPTTNNPPPAPEPQSLPVLQTIQALQPVLNQTQTQITQYPTVSQQQQQTRIIITNNNNNANTPVATRTHTLSANSLLTKPILGKSTRTARSRRGRKPKVILQKTAPVSQITGGALSATNCIVPQSIPETCATTTETSPSSVATVSLSTSCTTISTFPSSTSVVHTVDTSGPPSAVTVVTPATTLATASVSTPIPAALEQKPHTTVGQMRTRQTVTGKQFVLCFDNEEQAKDGLNIEEGGESYVLQFEGDASAEAVDGGMGGEGKSLVLQFKTDGQGDEEKGEDKGGMMSLLHNWGGEKQGTRHMGEGSSQGESYVLHFHTEAQDSGSSSATFSPGQENRLQLSCTPTRGLVPLDGQEVVFELGGETKMEQETEEGMQMIALIEGEGGMMGEDGVGCNASSGRVTEGGGAMEGIFQLENGEEIVIIEVSTSSLREGRIERGGDVDISQSSEVKYEAATAEANEKSVKEPNSAASTEVQTPTDDTIRNGPIPSSEEMRFSD encoded by the exons ATGGCTAACTCAGTGGCCTTAGTGGTCCAAGCAGAACTGTTGCCAACCCAGTCCGCCACCTTGCTCTCTCCCTTCCCGTCCCTGCTCGGCTCAGGAGAGGATGGCGAGGACGAGCGGGAGAGAGGCGAGCTCGTGGAGGAAGACAAGGGGGTCATGGAGGGCGGAGAAGAGGTGGTCCTGGACATGGTGACGTCGTCTGTGTCAGGCCAAGCCCAGCAGCCCAAGCAGTCGGAGCATCCCTTTCAGTGTCTGGACTGTGGCAAGAGCTTCAGGTGGTCATCCAGGCTGACTCACCACCAGCGGAGCCACAACAATGAGAGACCCTACCGTTGTAACGTCTGTCCAAAGGCCTTCAAGGGCTCCTCCGCTCTGCTCTACCACCAACG gtcTCACTCAGGGGAGAAGCCTTACAAATGTCAGGACTGTGGTAGAGCCTTCAAacgctcctctctgctccag GTCCATCAGAGTGTCCACACTGGAGTCCGTACCTTCTTGTGCCCCTACTGTCCCTTGACCTTTAAGTGGAGTTCTCACTACCAGTATCACCTGCGCCAGCACACTGGAGAATGCCCATATCCCTGCGACACTTGCCCCAAGGCCTTCAAGAACTCAAGCAGTCTGCGGCGACACAAGAATGTTCATCTTGGTCTCAAACCTTACACCTGCTCAGTGTGTAACAAATCCTTCACTCAGTCCACCAACCTAAGGCAGCACATGAGGATACACACAGGCGAGAGGCCATACATCTGTGGTGATTGCGGACGCAGCTTCACACATTCGTCCAACCTAGCTCTGCACAAGAACTCTCACGCACACCTCAAcacaggagggaaggagggaaagagagcagaggatgcAAGGAAGGCAAATGTGGAGGTGGTGGTAGGGGCAGAGGAAATGGCGTCATCCATGTTGACGGACATGGTGGGGTTTGTGAGCCAGGAAGGAACGGATGGAGTGGGGGTGGGGATGGAAGAAGTGTTCCTGTCAACCACCTCATCAGGCCAGAATCCAACCCTGCTCCGCCAGCTCACCCTTACCTCCTCTGGGGAGGACATCTGTGCATCCAGGGCCATTGGGACAGAGGTTCACCTGAGCACTGACACTGGGGCCAGTGTCTTGATTtacagctgtggcagctgccacCACACCTTTGGTACACAAAGAGACCTGGAAGAGCACCAGGCCATCCACATGGTTTCAGAGGAGCACGGGGCCGATGGAGAGACCGGGCCAGGGGCAGGGATGGAGGTTGGCGATGGGCTTGTTGGAGCTGGACACCTGCTGGCTGACTttgaggaggtggtggagactACCACAGTGGTTGAAAATGGACACGCAACAGAGGTGCTCCTTGGACTGACAGAGGTCACAGATAACAGCAATACA AATGTGGGCACCACCCAGGCCCAGTTTGACCTGCTGCAGAGTTTCACTGAGGTGACTCAGAGCTCTGAGACTGTTCAGCCAGAGGACAGAACCACATGGGCAGGGCTGTCATGTGGCTACTGCAGTAAGACCTTCAAGACCAGTGGAGGCCTTAATAGACACGTTTCACTG ATGCATGCACTTTCATCACAGTCCCGCTCTCAGTTCAGCTGCTCCGCCTGCGACCGCTCCTTTCCCcttctctcctcactcctcacCCACCAGCACTCGCACACCCCTGAGCAGCGTCTCCTGGCTGAGGCAGAAGCAGAGATAGTGTGCCCTCCGTCCCTTTCCCTGTCTATCCCTCTGCCTTCCTCTCCCAGCCAAGCTGACAAGCAGCAGGGGGATCAGAGGGAGATCCATGTTGACATCATTACCGTTGGTGAAGAGCATGAGGAACAGCCAGCCAAACCGGCCAAAGCCCCCAAAAAGACAGGAGTCAGCAAGAGCACTCCTGCTGGAG AGAGGCCATACCGCTGTTCAGAGTGCGGAAAAGCCTTCAAAGGTTCATCTGGGCTAAAGTACCACATGAGGGATCACACTGGGGAAAGGCCCTACCGCTGCACTGAGTGTGGAAAGAGCTTCAAAAGGTCGTCACTACTTTCAATCCATCAGAGG GTCCACACTGGTGTGCGGGCTTTCCAGTGCCCTCATTGCCCTCTCACTTTCAAATGGAGCTCTCACTACCAGTACCATTTGCGGCAGCACACTGGTGAGAGGCCATATGTGTGTAAGGAGTGCGGCAAGTCCTTCAAGAACACCAGCTGTCTGCGTCGACACAGTCAGATGCACACTGGACTGCGGCCTCACATCTGCTCCATCTGCTCAAAGTCTTTCTCCCAAACATCAAACCTCAAACAG CATGAACGCACCCATTCCGGCGAGAGACCCTTTCAGTGCACACACTGCAATAAAAGCTTTACACACTCCTCCAACCTTCAGCTCCACCTTCGCACACACTCCTCACGCAAGGACTTCAAATGCCAGTACTGCTCCAAAGAGTTTGTCATGCACTCCTACTTGCAGAGGCACATCCGCACCCATGGCAGCAGCGTTCCTCTGCCCTGTCCTGGTGGTGGAGGTCAAGACGGTGTGGCTGTGAAAGCCAGTGTTGGAGGAGTAACAACCACTACAACCCTGCTTAACCCCATTACCCTGGAAGCCTCAGGAAACAATAGCAGCTTGATTGTGTCCCAGCCAGCTCTCAATATCCCCCTCAACACCTCCCAGAACTACTTTATGATTCAGACAGTCAGTGGCCTGCAGCTCATTCCTCTGTCATCCCCAACACCTGcacctccaccccctcctcctccgccaccACCTCCGTCCCAGCCCCAaaacttcctcctcctgcagtgcCCCTCCAATAATGGCAGCCAGTCCAGCTTGATTCTTGTTCCCACAACAAACAACCCTCCACCAGCTCCAGAGCCTCAGTCTCTGCCTGTACTCCAGACAATCCAAGCACTCCAGCCCGTCCTAAACCAAACACAGACTCAGATAACCCAGTATCCAACTGtatcacagcaacagcagcagaccAGGATCATAATcaccaacaacaataacaatgcaAACACTCCTGTTGCCACGCGAACGCATACCCTGTCAGCGAACTCCCTACTGACTAAGCCCATATTAGGGAAAAGCACACGGACAGCACGGAGCAGACGGGGACGCAAACCAAAAGTTATTCTTCAGAAGACAGCTCCTGTCAGTCAAATTACAGGTGGAGCTTTGTCAGCAACAAACTGTATTGTGCCACAAAGTATCCCAGAGACATGTGCTACTACCACAGAGACATCACCATCATCTGTAGCCACTGTTTCCTTGTCAACATCTTGCACTACAATCTCAACATttccttcctccacctctgtaGTCCACACAGTGGACACCTCAGGGCCCCCATCAGCTGTTACTGTGGTTACACCAGCCACCACATTAGCCACAGCATCAGTTTCTACTCCTATCCCCGCTGCGCTGGAACAGAAACCTCATACCACTGTTGGGCAAATGAGGACAAGGCAGACCGTGACAGGGAAACAGTTTGTGCTGTGTTTTGATAATGAAGAACAGGCAAAGGATGGGTTGAATATTGAGGAGGGTGGGGAGTCTTATGTGTTACAGTTTGAAGGGGATGCATCAGCTGAGGCAGTTGATGGGGGAATGGGTGGAGAGGGAAAGTCACTTGTGCTTCAGTTTAAGACAGATGGGCAAGGTGATGAAGAAAAGGGAGAGGATAAGGGAGGGATGATGTCACTTCTGCACAACTGGGGTGGAGAAAAGCAGGGTACAAGACATATGGGAGAGGGGAGCAGCCAGGGAGAATCTTATGTCCTTCATTTTCACACTGAGGCACAGGACAGTGGTTCATCCAGTGCCACTTTCAGCCCAGGACAAGAAAACAGGCTGCAGCTTTCCTGCACACCAACCCGAGGTTTGGTGCCTCTTGACGGGCAGGAGGTGGTGTTTGAACTCGGGGGTGAGACCAAAATGGAGCAGGAAACTGAGGAGGGTATGCAGATGATAGCCCTGATAGAAGGGGAAGGGGGAATGATGGGGGAGGATGGGGTAGGTTGCAATGCTTCAAGTGGTAGGGTTACTGAGGGTGGAGGAGCCATGGAAGGTATATTCCAGCTGGAAAATGGGGAGGAAATTGTCATCATCGAGGTCAGCACCAGTAGTTTGAGGGAAGGGAGAatagagagaggaggggacgTGGACATCTCACAAAGCAGTGAGGTAAAATACGAGGCCGCAACTGCAGAGGCAAATGAAAAGTCTGTGAAGGAACCCAACTCTGCAGCCAGCACAGAAGTACAGACACCCACCGATGACACAATAAGAAATGGACCTATACCTAGTTCTGAAGAAATGCGATTCTCTGACTaa